In a single window of the Pirellulales bacterium genome:
- a CDS encoding TIM barrel protein, whose protein sequence is MPRSRHLFKMAMGHARQSPAGLSRRNWISLSAVGGMAAAALAVHSQTPAAVADEEPQWKITNGRINQSVVHWCFNPMPLDELARAAAALGMKSVEIVAPEQWPILKQHGLVCACTPSHGFVRGLNHKEYHAECIEKLTTAIEATAAAGFPNVITFSGMREGLTDEEGIKNTVEGLKKVLPLAEKKGVNLVLEPLNTRVDVEMKGHPGYQCDRVEWAVEVCDKIGSPRMKILFDIYHTQIMQGDVITRIRQFKDYIGHYHTAGVPGRNDLDVVQEINYPAIMQAIVETGYRGYVGQEFIPLGTDKIAALRRGVRICDV, encoded by the coding sequence ATGCCTCGTTCCCGTCATCTATTCAAAATGGCTATGGGTCACGCTCGCCAGTCGCCCGCTGGTTTATCGCGGCGCAACTGGATATCGCTTTCGGCCGTCGGCGGAATGGCTGCGGCGGCATTGGCCGTGCACTCGCAGACTCCGGCTGCCGTCGCCGACGAAGAACCGCAGTGGAAGATCACAAACGGACGCATCAATCAGTCGGTCGTCCATTGGTGCTTCAATCCGATGCCGCTGGACGAGTTGGCACGCGCCGCGGCGGCACTGGGAATGAAATCAGTGGAAATTGTCGCGCCGGAGCAGTGGCCTATTCTCAAGCAGCACGGACTCGTTTGTGCCTGCACGCCCAGCCACGGTTTTGTGCGAGGCCTGAACCACAAGGAGTATCACGCCGAGTGCATCGAGAAGCTCACCACCGCGATCGAGGCTACCGCCGCCGCGGGTTTTCCCAACGTGATTACATTCTCGGGCATGCGCGAAGGGCTGACCGACGAGGAAGGGATCAAGAATACGGTCGAAGGGCTGAAGAAGGTGCTCCCGTTGGCGGAGAAAAAGGGAGTCAACCTCGTGCTCGAGCCGCTCAACACGCGCGTCGACGTCGAGATGAAGGGGCACCCCGGCTATCAGTGTGATCGTGTCGAATGGGCCGTGGAAGTGTGCGACAAAATCGGCTCGCCAAGGATGAAGATCCTCTTCGACATCTATCACACCCAAATCATGCAGGGAGATGTCATTACTCGAATCCGCCAGTTCAAAGACTACATCGGCCACTACCACACGGCGGGCGTGCCGGGCCGCAACGACTTAGATGTTGTCCAGGAAATCAACTATCCGGCCATCATGCAAGCGATCGTCGAGACCGGTTACCGCGGCTACGTAGGGCAGGAATTCATCCCGCTGGGCACTGACAAAATCGCCGCCTTGCGACGCGGCGTGCGGATCTGCGACGTGTAG
- a CDS encoding serine/threonine-protein kinase: MNQREEFPDLSADEERLLDMLVEYDQALADGTLAPSETHVPLRTGTEYADQLARGKHLLELMATIGNQRDQDDIEIGAAQSMAEAELSAGNLDEILTPGRGNFPTIQHLGRFVIERELGIGGHGVVLLAFDPVLKRQVALKVPRSEDMMSAELRRRFLNEARAAARLTHPNLVSVYEVGEAGRVGYIASAYCTGPSLATWLKEKIGLLAPRPAARLIKQLAEAMHYAHSQGVLHRDIKPSNVLLEPKAAGGEFGAVSDDAFPFVPKLVDFGLAKLSGNGGAETRSGVAMGTPGYMAPEQVAGRVDEIGPATDVYGLGAVLYELLTGQRPFMGTCEADCLHRILSEEPTAPSRFSGASGPDIEAICLKCLEKNPARRYVSAQALADDLRRYLAGEPIQARRVNRFERLARWARRNPGIATLTTAVLLLLTALAVGSTVAAIRIERARDREQDALATARFETERAEDFAAKAQQESATAQRVAHFLEAMFRSADPVGVEGVRFQARVGRASELTAVEILRQGGDTVSADLNGQPAVQSKLMAVIGSVYVTLGMLREATPLLERSLQIREELYGDDSLEIAESLHDLASLRFTNFDFSATKQLLHRALAIRTERLGPQDPETIRTKFNLAWLIITNGHETEAEKALALPLMEEVLQYHRRESDSPTRYAFALLGLAMLRYEVEKKPFEAAMLVADANRVLSDQSDSQIASGLTAMLRSYAQRRVGNHRAALTSVESAIAQMREAVGDQHPALVWPRFMWAEALIGAGEHAQAVQVYRETAELCEQVYGDANHRAIGITKARMAEPLRLMDDFDQAEAVLRESLAIFRREDTNLSNREHCLRSLLGILERQDRQAAAVELCQEELRGARALPESAERTTYLRTVLCQTAQAEEALGHWDIAQAALEEAIGIQQSLAAAGDLPLADMMMNLARLALAHGATDKYQQVCHKMMTTGWSKPTRERMRELVWTCALAPNPLTNPQQLVGLAEDARGRNRTAASYQRPLAAALYRAGRFEEAIELLRQAPQLLQDGDVWADHALLSMAYAQAGRTTEAADQLDKASQASSVAAPSEQTPASVRRAKIERAALLEEASQLLQSRPAPHESPAT, encoded by the coding sequence ATGAATCAACGCGAAGAGTTCCCCGATCTCAGCGCTGACGAAGAGCGACTGCTCGACATGCTGGTCGAGTATGACCAGGCCCTGGCCGATGGGACGCTGGCCCCGAGCGAAACGCACGTGCCGCTGCGGACGGGGACGGAATACGCAGATCAGCTCGCGCGGGGCAAACACCTGCTAGAGCTGATGGCCACGATCGGCAATCAGCGGGATCAGGACGACATCGAAATCGGCGCCGCACAATCGATGGCCGAGGCGGAACTCTCGGCCGGTAATCTCGATGAGATCTTGACGCCTGGCCGTGGCAACTTTCCGACAATCCAGCATCTTGGTCGCTTTGTCATCGAGCGCGAGTTGGGCATCGGGGGGCATGGCGTTGTCCTTTTGGCGTTCGACCCGGTGTTGAAGCGCCAGGTGGCCCTCAAGGTGCCGCGATCCGAAGACATGATGTCCGCCGAGCTGCGCCGCCGCTTCTTGAACGAAGCTCGGGCAGCGGCACGACTGACGCACCCCAACCTGGTTTCGGTCTACGAGGTGGGCGAAGCGGGTCGCGTCGGCTATATCGCCTCGGCGTATTGCACCGGACCAAGCCTGGCGACGTGGCTCAAGGAAAAGATCGGGCTGCTCGCGCCGCGTCCTGCGGCCCGACTCATCAAACAACTTGCCGAGGCGATGCACTACGCACATTCTCAGGGCGTTTTGCACCGCGATATCAAGCCGAGTAACGTGTTGCTTGAGCCGAAGGCCGCAGGTGGCGAGTTTGGGGCCGTTTCGGATGACGCATTCCCGTTCGTGCCCAAATTGGTCGACTTTGGCCTGGCCAAGCTGTCTGGCAACGGCGGCGCAGAGACGCGCAGCGGCGTCGCAATGGGGACGCCCGGCTATATGGCGCCAGAGCAAGTCGCGGGCCGAGTCGACGAGATCGGCCCGGCGACCGATGTGTATGGCCTGGGTGCGGTGCTCTACGAATTGCTCACCGGGCAGCGTCCGTTCATGGGGACGTGCGAAGCAGATTGCCTGCATCGCATCCTGTCTGAGGAACCGACGGCTCCGAGTCGCTTTTCAGGCGCCTCCGGCCCCGACATCGAGGCGATTTGTCTGAAGTGCTTGGAAAAGAATCCGGCACGCCGTTATGTATCTGCGCAGGCCTTGGCAGACGACCTGCGGAGGTATTTGGCGGGCGAGCCGATACAGGCCCGCCGCGTAAACCGCTTCGAGCGCTTAGCGCGTTGGGCGCGACGCAACCCAGGTATTGCTACGTTAACGACCGCGGTGCTGTTGTTGTTAACCGCTTTGGCGGTCGGCTCGACCGTGGCCGCGATCCGCATCGAACGCGCACGTGATCGCGAACAAGACGCCCTGGCCACCGCCCGCTTCGAGACAGAACGTGCCGAAGATTTCGCCGCGAAGGCCCAACAAGAATCTGCCACCGCGCAGCGCGTGGCGCATTTCCTCGAGGCCATGTTCCGCTCGGCCGATCCAGTCGGCGTCGAAGGAGTGCGATTTCAGGCGCGGGTTGGTCGCGCGTCCGAATTAACGGCCGTCGAGATCCTGCGCCAGGGAGGCGACACCGTCAGCGCCGATCTCAACGGTCAGCCAGCGGTTCAATCCAAGCTGATGGCGGTGATCGGCAGCGTTTACGTCACGTTGGGAATGCTGCGCGAGGCCACGCCTTTGTTGGAACGAAGCCTGCAAATCCGTGAGGAGTTGTATGGCGATGACAGTTTGGAAATCGCCGAGAGCCTGCACGATCTGGCAAGTTTGCGATTCACCAATTTTGATTTCAGCGCCACGAAGCAGCTCTTGCACAGAGCACTGGCGATTCGCACCGAGCGGTTGGGGCCACAAGATCCGGAAACGATCCGCACTAAGTTCAACCTGGCCTGGCTGATCATTACCAACGGCCATGAAACCGAGGCCGAGAAGGCGCTGGCCCTGCCGCTGATGGAGGAGGTCCTACAGTATCATCGCCGCGAAAGTGATTCGCCTACCAGGTACGCATTCGCCTTGCTCGGTCTGGCGATGCTGCGTTACGAAGTCGAAAAAAAGCCGTTCGAAGCCGCCATGCTCGTCGCTGATGCGAACCGCGTGCTGTCGGACCAGAGCGATTCCCAGATCGCGTCGGGACTAACTGCGATGTTGCGGAGTTATGCCCAACGTCGTGTCGGCAACCATCGCGCAGCCCTCACGTCGGTCGAGTCGGCGATTGCCCAAATGCGCGAAGCGGTCGGGGACCAACATCCGGCGCTTGTTTGGCCGCGATTCATGTGGGCCGAGGCGCTGATCGGCGCCGGCGAGCACGCCCAGGCAGTTCAGGTCTATCGCGAGACGGCCGAACTCTGCGAGCAAGTCTACGGTGATGCCAATCACCGCGCGATTGGCATTACCAAGGCCAGGATGGCCGAGCCGCTCAGATTGATGGACGACTTCGATCAGGCGGAGGCCGTCCTCCGTGAATCGCTGGCGATCTTCCGCCGCGAGGACACGAACCTTTCGAATCGCGAACACTGCCTGCGGTCCCTGCTGGGAATACTGGAACGTCAGGATCGTCAGGCGGCAGCCGTCGAACTGTGTCAGGAAGAGTTGCGCGGCGCTCGCGCGCTACCGGAAAGTGCCGAGCGAACTACCTACCTTAGAACAGTTCTCTGTCAGACCGCGCAGGCCGAAGAGGCACTTGGTCACTGGGACATTGCCCAGGCAGCGCTCGAAGAGGCTATTGGCATTCAACAAAGTCTGGCTGCCGCGGGCGATCTCCCGTTGGCGGATATGATGATGAACTTAGCGCGACTGGCGCTGGCACACGGAGCGACAGACAAATACCAACAGGTCTGCCACAAGATGATGACGACTGGCTGGTCGAAACCCACGCGGGAGCGGATGCGCGAGCTCGTCTGGACTTGTGCTTTGGCGCCCAACCCGCTGACAAATCCTCAACAACTCGTAGGCTTGGCCGAAGACGCGCGCGGCCGCAATCGCACAGCGGCCAGCTACCAACGACCGCTCGCGGCCGCTTTGTACAGGGCCGGTCGCTTCGAGGAAGCCATCGAGCTACTGCGCCAAGCGCCCCAGTTGTTGCAAGACGGTGATGTCTGGGCCGATCATGCCCTACTGTCGATGGCCTACGCGCAAGCCGGTCGTACGACTGAGGCGGCAGATCAGCTCGACAAGGCGTCTCAGGCCTCATCCGTGGCGGCGCCATCGGAACAAACGCCAGCCAGCGTGCGACGCGCCAAGATCGAACGGGCAGCGCTACTCGAAGAAGCCTCGCAGTTGCTCCAGTCTCGTCCAGCGCCCCACGAGTCACCTGCAACATGA
- a CDS encoding LemA family protein translates to MKALLLAGVGLLVVALAAGSCAYQGYNEAITLDENVKQHWAQVENELQRRYDMIPNLVNTVKGIAGQEQKIFLGIAEARKAYFQTQKSGTVAEKAEAATGVEQALSRLLFLQEKYPELKSNESFLKLQDELAGTENRLSVERMRYNESVKTLDVFVRKFPSSLYASLAGVKAAEYFKPSEEAHETPKVDFGTAEPATKS, encoded by the coding sequence ATGAAGGCACTTCTGCTGGCGGGTGTGGGACTTTTGGTCGTGGCCCTGGCCGCAGGCAGCTGCGCCTATCAGGGATATAACGAGGCCATCACGCTGGACGAGAACGTCAAGCAGCATTGGGCGCAGGTCGAAAACGAGCTACAGCGTCGCTACGACATGATTCCCAATCTCGTGAACACGGTTAAGGGAATCGCCGGCCAGGAACAGAAGATATTCCTCGGCATTGCCGAAGCACGGAAAGCCTACTTCCAAACGCAGAAGTCCGGCACCGTGGCCGAAAAGGCCGAGGCAGCTACCGGAGTCGAGCAGGCATTATCGCGATTGTTATTCTTGCAAGAAAAATATCCCGAGCTGAAATCGAACGAATCGTTCTTGAAGCTGCAAGACGAACTGGCCGGTACGGAAAATCGCCTGTCCGTCGAGCGCATGCGCTACAACGAATCTGTCAAGACGCTCGATGTCTTTGTCAGAAAGTTCCCATCGAGCCTCTACGCATCGCTCGCCGGAGTCAAAGCGGCGGAATATTTCAAGCCATCGGAAGAGGCCCATGAAACTCCCAAAGTCGACTTCGGCACGGCCGAGCCGGCGACCAAGAGTTAG
- a CDS encoding DUF1634 domain-containing protein: MNGSFTTWTDEQVDRRIGRLLQWGVTIAAVTVAIGGIWFLANSAQAPADHRHFDGEPESLRDVGGILAGLQSMDARAMIQFGLLLLILTPIARVAFTVVAFVARRDFVFVGITLVVLSILLATLLIPPFLAK, from the coding sequence ATGAATGGCTCATTCACGACATGGACCGACGAACAAGTTGACCGACGGATTGGGCGGCTGCTGCAATGGGGAGTCACTATTGCGGCTGTCACCGTGGCCATAGGGGGAATTTGGTTTCTGGCCAATAGCGCCCAAGCGCCGGCCGACCATCGGCACTTCGATGGCGAACCTGAGTCGCTGCGCGATGTAGGCGGCATTCTGGCCGGCCTGCAAAGCATGGATGCCCGAGCCATGATTCAATTCGGCTTGCTCCTGTTGATTCTGACGCCAATCGCGCGCGTGGCCTTTACGGTCGTAGCGTTCGTCGCGCGACGAGATTTCGTTTTTGTGGGCATCACGCTCGTCGTTTTGAGCATTCTGCTGGCGACGCTCTTGATACCGCCATTTCTCGCGAAATAA
- a CDS encoding ABC transporter ATP-binding protein: MSYRRQLRRGPEPDGKPDSPGNAAALKRVGHRPIGQLIRQFAGMLRGHRLPLVLSLLTLTASTLLKLVPPAATKLVVDYVLPGKPLPEGITERWHLPSVGMPVLVALAAGVFLVSMVAVALNTWGRWLATVTAKRLQIELRKRVFAHAVRLPLDRVYALKSGGVASILREDAGGVGELVFSMLYNPWRAVIQLVASLAVLAWVDWRLLLGSLLVIPTVFLTHRTWIGRIRPQYREVRRQRQEIDSHATEAFGGMRIVRAFGRSRSETARFTRGGNLMARHELLAWWWARVVEIVWAILLPAASAGLLMYGGSQVLAGALSVGDLMMFLIYLAMLLEPLAVLAESATGLQNNLAGWDRVLDLLAEPREMPTSPAAIMVDPENVRGRMTLRDVRFQYPQSDQAVLEEINLEVLPGQMIALVGPSGAGKTTFCNLIARFYDPTNGSIELDGVNLRDIDVESYRRLLGIVEQDIFLFDGTIAENIGYAARHSTQEQIEEAARIANAHDFIMSFADGYNTLIGERGVRLSGGQRQRLAIARAVLANPRIFILDEATSNLDTESERLIQDSLDTLLRGRTSFVIAHRLSTIMHADQIVLLVNGQIVERGTHEELMATSGRYRTMVEMQMGGSRARRGVNGNAHIASG, from the coding sequence TTGAGCTATCGCCGTCAATTGCGTCGCGGGCCCGAGCCCGATGGAAAGCCCGATTCCCCAGGGAACGCCGCCGCGTTAAAGCGTGTTGGGCACCGCCCGATTGGCCAACTGATCCGCCAGTTTGCCGGTATGTTGCGTGGCCATCGCCTGCCACTGGTCCTGTCGCTGCTTACCCTTACCGCTTCCACGCTACTCAAACTGGTGCCGCCGGCGGCAACCAAGTTGGTCGTTGATTACGTGTTGCCTGGCAAACCGTTGCCAGAGGGAATAACCGAGCGCTGGCACCTTCCCAGTGTCGGAATGCCAGTGCTGGTGGCGCTTGCCGCCGGTGTATTCCTCGTGTCGATGGTGGCTGTGGCTCTGAATACTTGGGGAAGATGGCTTGCCACGGTCACGGCCAAGCGACTGCAGATCGAGCTCCGCAAACGAGTCTTTGCCCATGCCGTGCGGCTACCGTTGGACCGTGTCTATGCGCTGAAGTCCGGCGGCGTGGCGAGTATTTTGCGGGAAGACGCCGGCGGCGTCGGAGAGCTCGTCTTCAGCATGCTGTACAACCCCTGGCGCGCGGTAATCCAGCTGGTGGCCAGCCTGGCGGTTCTGGCTTGGGTCGATTGGCGTCTGCTGCTAGGCTCGCTGTTGGTGATCCCGACTGTGTTTCTGACGCATCGCACCTGGATTGGCCGCATCCGCCCGCAGTATCGCGAGGTGCGGCGGCAACGGCAGGAAATCGACAGCCATGCCACCGAAGCCTTTGGCGGCATGCGCATCGTGCGGGCCTTTGGCCGCAGCCGCAGCGAAACGGCTCGGTTTACGCGCGGTGGAAATCTGATGGCGCGCCACGAGTTGCTTGCCTGGTGGTGGGCGCGCGTCGTCGAAATCGTGTGGGCCATATTGTTGCCTGCCGCTTCGGCCGGGTTGTTGATGTATGGTGGCTCGCAAGTCCTGGCCGGAGCGCTCTCAGTCGGCGATTTGATGATGTTTCTGATCTATCTGGCAATGCTACTGGAACCGCTGGCCGTGCTGGCCGAGAGCGCTACCGGCCTACAAAACAATTTGGCGGGCTGGGACCGGGTGTTGGATCTGCTGGCCGAACCGCGCGAAATGCCAACCTCGCCTGCTGCAATCATGGTCGATCCGGAGAACGTGCGGGGGAGAATGACTTTGCGTGACGTGCGGTTCCAATACCCGCAGAGTGATCAGGCTGTTCTGGAGGAGATAAATCTTGAAGTTTTGCCCGGACAGATGATCGCCCTGGTTGGACCCAGCGGCGCGGGGAAAACGACCTTCTGCAATCTGATTGCCAGGTTCTACGACCCGACGAATGGATCGATTGAATTAGACGGCGTGAACCTGCGCGATATCGACGTGGAGAGTTACCGGCGCCTGTTGGGCATCGTCGAGCAGGATATCTTCTTGTTCGATGGCACGATCGCCGAGAATATCGGCTACGCCGCGCGTCACTCGACCCAAGAGCAAATCGAAGAAGCCGCGCGGATCGCCAATGCCCATGATTTCATCATGTCGTTCGCCGATGGGTACAACACCTTGATCGGCGAGCGAGGCGTGCGACTGAGCGGAGGCCAACGCCAGCGGCTGGCGATCGCCAGGGCGGTGCTCGCAAATCCGCGGATTTTCATTCTGGACGAGGCCACGAGCAATCTCGACACCGAGAGTGAGCGGCTCATTCAAGATAGCCTCGACACGCTCCTGCGCGGCCGCACGAGCTTTGTAATCGCGCACCGTTTGAGTACGATCATGCACGCCGATCAAATCGTGCTGCTAGTCAATGGCCAGATTGTCGAGCGCGGGACGCACGAGGAATTAATGGCCACCAGCGGCCGCTACCGGACGATGGTCGAAATGCAAATGGGAGGCAGTCGAGCGCGGCGGGGCGTGAATGGCAACGCCCACATCGCGAGCGGCTGA
- a CDS encoding PAS domain S-box protein: MIERTMFESHAASEQPTSLGQASAPPRAVASQHCPPEVLESLLKNTADTIMLVDAEGNIQFVNRMPAGLTPDKVPQTNLFSLLPAASHERCRAALRNACAFNQPDQYEQRWNDEIWRSVRVAPLAGLSPIMALVIATDIDHRKRTEESLRESEERFRQLAENVREVFWLMDWNEQRVLYVTNAYQKIWGLPARQLYESAVSWISAVHADDRARVERAFLAAVESGSFHAEYRIMRPDGSIRWVRDQGYPLRDADGKVCRMAGIAEDVTEQRSIEGNLRAERKLLKRLLDLQEKERGLLAYEIHDGFIQDLVGAKMLLESLRPGFPTDQPVLLARMDAIEASLRKAIGEGRRMISNLRPLVIDDSGILAAIEYLINERQGPTSPEMSFRYDVTFVRLPPLLEGALFRIVQESLTNACRHSRATRVDVELIQQDERVLLTIRDNGIGFDRAKVPDDRFGLRGLVERARLFGGRSQIHSTPGTGTEVWVDLPINKSAITT, encoded by the coding sequence ATGATCGAACGCACGATGTTTGAATCGCATGCCGCGTCTGAGCAACCGACCTCCCTGGGGCAAGCAAGCGCGCCGCCGCGCGCCGTAGCATCGCAGCACTGCCCCCCCGAGGTGCTAGAGTCGTTGCTCAAGAATACCGCCGATACGATCATGCTCGTCGACGCCGAAGGAAACATTCAGTTTGTCAATCGAATGCCTGCCGGGCTAACGCCCGACAAAGTGCCGCAGACCAACCTGTTTTCGCTGCTTCCCGCGGCAAGCCACGAGCGATGTCGCGCGGCGCTGCGCAATGCCTGCGCGTTTAACCAGCCCGATCAATACGAACAACGCTGGAATGACGAGATCTGGAGATCGGTCCGCGTGGCGCCCCTAGCAGGCCTGTCACCCATTATGGCGCTGGTCATAGCCACGGACATTGACCATCGAAAGCGCACCGAGGAATCGTTGCGAGAGAGCGAAGAGCGGTTCCGTCAGTTGGCCGAGAACGTGCGTGAGGTTTTCTGGCTGATGGACTGGAACGAACAACGCGTTTTGTACGTAACGAATGCCTATCAGAAAATCTGGGGGCTGCCCGCGCGGCAATTATATGAGAGCGCCGTGTCCTGGATCAGCGCAGTACATGCGGACGACCGCGCCCGCGTCGAGCGGGCGTTTCTTGCCGCTGTTGAAAGCGGCAGTTTCCATGCGGAATATCGCATCATGCGACCGGATGGGTCAATTCGCTGGGTTCGTGATCAAGGCTATCCCCTGCGTGATGCCGACGGAAAAGTCTGCCGCATGGCTGGCATCGCCGAAGACGTCACCGAGCAGAGAAGCATCGAAGGCAACCTGCGTGCGGAACGAAAGTTGCTAAAGCGTTTACTCGATTTGCAAGAGAAGGAACGTGGCCTGTTGGCGTACGAGATCCACGACGGTTTCATCCAGGATCTGGTCGGGGCCAAAATGCTGCTCGAATCGCTACGGCCGGGCTTTCCGACGGATCAGCCCGTGCTGCTGGCGCGCATGGACGCCATCGAAGCCTCGTTGCGCAAGGCCATCGGCGAGGGGCGACGGATGATCTCGAACCTACGGCCGCTCGTGATCGATGACTCGGGCATCCTGGCCGCGATCGAATACCTGATCAACGAGAGGCAAGGTCCAACGTCGCCGGAAATGAGTTTTCGTTACGACGTAACATTCGTCCGCTTGCCCCCGCTGCTTGAAGGCGCGCTGTTTCGCATCGTCCAAGAATCCTTGACCAACGCGTGCCGCCACAGCCGGGCGACGCGGGTCGACGTCGAACTAATCCAGCAAGACGAGCGCGTGTTGCTGACGATACGCGACAATGGCATCGGATTCGATCGGGCGAAGGTCCCGGACGACCGCTTCGGCTTACGGGGTTTGGTCGAACGCGCACGCCTGTTCGGCGGCCGCTCGCAAATTCACAGCACGCCCGGCACAGGCACGGAAGTCTGGGTTGATTTGCCGATCAACAAGAGCGCGATCACCACCTAA
- a CDS encoding sulfite exporter TauE/SafE family protein: MNELSFTVLVGLGSLVAGFLGSMTGLGGGVVIVPLLTIVFGVDLRYAIGASLVSVIATSSGAAAAYVREGYSNIRVGMFLEVATTMGAIVGAFLAFVTPVNVISIVFGVILLASAALSVRRAEDSPSGKSSKFVERLHLDATYPTPFGPQAYSVQHVPLGFGLMLVAGVLSGLLGIGSGAFKVIAMDQVMRLPFKVSTTTSNFMIGVTAAASAGVYLNRGYVSPTVAMPVMLGVLAGSMLGARVLMSARVGLLRIVFAIVVVAMACEMIHKGLVGNI, translated from the coding sequence ATGAACGAGCTGTCATTCACGGTTCTGGTTGGCCTCGGCTCGTTGGTGGCTGGGTTTTTAGGCTCCATGACTGGACTCGGCGGCGGCGTGGTCATCGTGCCATTGCTAACGATCGTGTTTGGCGTCGACTTGCGGTACGCGATTGGCGCATCGCTGGTCTCCGTGATCGCGACGTCGTCGGGGGCCGCGGCGGCCTATGTGCGCGAGGGGTATTCCAACATTCGCGTGGGAATGTTTCTCGAAGTCGCCACGACCATGGGTGCCATCGTGGGAGCCTTCCTGGCGTTTGTCACGCCGGTGAACGTGATCTCGATTGTTTTTGGCGTCATATTGCTTGCCTCGGCGGCGCTCTCCGTTCGACGAGCCGAGGATTCCCCGAGTGGAAAGTCCAGCAAGTTCGTCGAGCGGCTGCATCTCGACGCTACGTACCCCACGCCATTTGGACCGCAGGCATATTCCGTGCAGCACGTACCACTTGGATTCGGTTTGATGTTGGTGGCCGGCGTGCTGTCGGGCTTGCTTGGAATTGGCTCGGGTGCGTTCAAGGTCATCGCCATGGACCAGGTCATGCGATTGCCGTTTAAAGTGTCGACCACGACGAGCAACTTCATGATCGGAGTCACGGCCGCGGCCAGCGCCGGAGTGTATCTAAACCGTGGCTACGTCTCGCCCACCGTTGCGATGCCGGTCATGTTGGGAGTATTGGCAGGATCGATGCTTGGCGCCCGCGTCTTGATGTCGGCGCGCGTCGGTTTGCTGCGGATCGTTTTTGCAATCGTCGTCGTCGCGATGGCCTGTGAAATGATCCACAAAGGGCTGGTGGGAAATATCTGA
- a CDS encoding sulfate ABC transporter substrate-binding protein — protein sequence MSKRSIWGLAILASLGGGTALTIAGCSGGSANEVELLHVSYDPTRELFEAVNTTFASEYNTQNSPHVSIRQSHGGSASQARSVIDGLEADIVSLPLWSDVDAIRKSGLIDADWEERFPNHSLPYFSTIVFVVREGNPKQIKDWADLVSGDVKVITPSPKTSGNGKLSFLAAWGSVLLRGGSRDDAIKYVTELYRRVPVLDSGARGATTTFAQKGQGDVHLTWENEAQLEVRESGNKLEIVYPPLSIRAEPKVAVVDSNVKRHGTTKAAEAYLNFLYTPAGQEIVAKNFYRPINEDVLANHAQTFPTVELFTIDKISTDWDAAAQEFFAEGAVFDNIFDTASQGK from the coding sequence ATGTCCAAACGTTCGATCTGGGGGTTGGCAATTCTGGCAAGTCTGGGGGGCGGGACCGCGCTCACGATTGCGGGCTGCTCTGGGGGAAGCGCCAACGAAGTCGAGCTGTTGCACGTCTCTTATGACCCGACGCGGGAGCTTTTCGAGGCCGTTAACACAACCTTCGCATCCGAATACAACACCCAGAACTCGCCGCATGTGTCAATTCGCCAGTCACACGGCGGATCGGCCAGCCAGGCCCGCAGTGTCATCGACGGTCTCGAGGCGGATATCGTCTCATTGCCGCTATGGTCGGACGTGGACGCGATTCGCAAGTCGGGCTTGATCGATGCCGACTGGGAAGAGCGGTTCCCCAATCATTCTCTCCCATACTTCTCGACGATCGTTTTCGTCGTGCGCGAAGGGAATCCGAAACAGATCAAGGACTGGGCCGATCTCGTCAGCGGCGACGTGAAAGTGATCACGCCCAGTCCCAAGACCTCGGGCAACGGCAAGCTGTCGTTTTTGGCCGCCTGGGGTAGCGTGTTGCTACGCGGCGGCTCGCGGGACGACGCGATCAAATATGTCACCGAGTTGTATCGTCGCGTTCCCGTACTCGACTCGGGGGCCCGCGGCGCCACCACGACCTTTGCACAGAAGGGCCAGGGGGATGTGCATTTAACCTGGGAGAACGAGGCGCAGCTCGAGGTTCGCGAATCGGGCAACAAGCTGGAAATCGTTTATCCGCCGCTAAGTATCCGCGCCGAGCCGAAAGTGGCCGTGGTCGACTCGAACGTCAAGCGTCACGGCACGACCAAGGCCGCCGAGGCCTATCTGAACTTCCTCTATACGCCCGCGGGACAAGAGATCGTCGCCAAGAATTTCTACCGGCCGATCAACGAAGACGTGTTGGCGAATCACGCGCAAACCTTTCCCACGGTCGAGTTGTTCACGATCGACAAAATTTCAACCGATTGGGATGCCGCAGCGCAAGAGTTCTTCGCCGAAGGGGCCGTGTTCGACAACATCTTCGATACCGCTTCTCAAGGCAAATAG